From a region of the Nonlabens dokdonensis DSW-6 genome:
- a CDS encoding pyrophosphohydrolase domain-containing protein, translated as MKKQIEGVHKFHTAFQLGMNDKPVANISERRNKLRFELMKEENEEYFEAAQNNDLVEVADALGDMLYILCGTIIEHGMQEIIEDVFDEIQESNMSKLGADGKPIYREDGKVLKGPHYFKPNFDKILEKFKK; from the coding sequence ATGAAGAAACAAATAGAAGGAGTTCATAAATTTCATACAGCATTCCAACTCGGAATGAATGATAAGCCAGTTGCTAATATTAGTGAAAGACGTAATAAACTACGTTTTGAGCTTATGAAAGAAGAAAATGAAGAGTATTTTGAAGCAGCACAAAACAATGATCTCGTTGAAGTAGCAGATGCTTTAGGTGATATGCTATACATTTTATGTGGTACAATCATAGAACACGGCATGCAAGAAATTATAGAAGATGTTTTTGACGAAATTCAAGAATCTAATATGTCTAAATTAGGGGCTGATGGTAAGCCTATTTACCGAGAAGATGGAAAAGTACTTAAAGGACCTCATTACTTCAAACCTAACTTTGATAAAATACTGGAGAAGTTTAAAAAATAG
- a CDS encoding dipeptidyl-peptidase 3 family protein, whose translation MNHLKTLSFLLLLATTFSCQEKSDQVELETVEKTSDFDYNVTEFADIGVLRYQIPGWEELNLQQQKLVYYLTQAGLSGRDITWDQNYRHNLAIRKGLEEIFTKYEGDKTSEEWKQFETYLNRVWFANGIHHHYSMDKMKPEFSKEYFTSLMQETDVTIPNEAWQVMFNDQDAKKVVLDKDKDIVLESAVNFYEPGITTDEAKAFYNSIPVDKERPVEIGLNSRLVRKNGKLMDDVYKSGGLYGEAIDEIIYWLQLAQGVAETTEQAKALGLLIEYYETGSLDKWDEYAIAWSTSTEGAVDWINGFIEVYNDPIAYKGSYETIVQIKDFDMSRQMNVLSENAQWFEDNSPLMEEHKKESVTGVSYKTVNVAGEAGDASPATPIGVNLPNNTWIRTVHGSKSVSLGNIIAAYGNAGSSGRLEEFAHDEKEIELEKKYGAKADKLHTALHEVVGHASGQINPGVGTPKETLGSYKSTIEEGRADLFGLYYLMDPKLQELNLVDDWKNYGMAAYDGYIRNGLLSQLIRLELGQDVEEAHMRNRQWVSAWVYEQGKDDNVIEKVVKDGKTYYDIKDYDKLRALFGELLRETQRITSEGDFAAAQALVEDYGVKVDQDIHKEVLDRNSKFKTPAYRGFVNPVIVPTMDGDSISGFTIEQPATFKEQMLMYSKKFGFLD comes from the coding sequence ATGAACCATTTGAAAACACTTAGTTTTTTACTTCTCCTAGCAACGACATTTTCTTGTCAAGAAAAGAGTGATCAAGTAGAACTAGAAACAGTAGAAAAAACATCAGATTTTGATTACAATGTAACTGAGTTTGCCGACATAGGCGTTTTACGTTATCAAATCCCTGGTTGGGAAGAGTTGAATCTACAACAGCAAAAGCTGGTTTACTACCTTACACAAGCAGGTTTGAGCGGTAGAGATATCACTTGGGATCAAAATTATAGACATAACCTAGCTATAAGAAAGGGACTTGAAGAAATATTCACCAAATACGAAGGTGATAAAACCTCTGAAGAGTGGAAGCAATTTGAAACTTACTTGAATCGAGTTTGGTTTGCAAACGGTATCCACCACCATTATAGTATGGATAAGATGAAGCCAGAATTTTCTAAAGAATATTTTACTTCATTAATGCAAGAGACAGATGTAACTATTCCTAATGAAGCATGGCAGGTCATGTTTAATGATCAAGATGCAAAAAAAGTAGTTCTAGATAAGGATAAAGATATTGTGCTAGAGAGCGCAGTAAACTTTTACGAGCCAGGAATTACAACTGATGAAGCAAAGGCTTTTTACAATAGTATTCCAGTAGATAAAGAAAGACCGGTAGAAATAGGTTTAAATTCTAGATTAGTCCGTAAGAACGGTAAATTAATGGATGATGTTTATAAAAGTGGCGGTCTTTATGGGGAAGCTATTGATGAGATCATCTACTGGTTACAACTCGCTCAAGGTGTTGCAGAAACTACAGAGCAAGCAAAAGCCTTAGGTTTATTAATCGAGTATTATGAAACCGGAAGCCTAGATAAATGGGATGAATATGCCATTGCATGGAGTACGAGTACAGAAGGCGCTGTAGACTGGATTAACGGCTTTATAGAAGTTTACAACGACCCTATTGCTTATAAAGGTAGCTATGAAACCATCGTCCAGATTAAGGACTTTGATATGTCGCGCCAAATGAATGTTTTGAGTGAAAACGCACAATGGTTTGAAGATAATTCACCATTAATGGAAGAACATAAAAAGGAGTCTGTCACTGGCGTGAGCTACAAAACAGTAAACGTTGCTGGTGAGGCTGGAGATGCTAGTCCAGCGACTCCTATAGGCGTTAATTTACCTAACAATACCTGGATAAGAACAGTTCATGGAAGCAAGTCAGTATCGCTAGGAAATATTATCGCTGCTTACGGTAACGCAGGTAGCTCAGGAAGGCTAGAAGAATTTGCTCACGATGAGAAGGAAATTGAACTCGAAAAAAAGTATGGTGCCAAAGCTGATAAACTTCACACAGCTCTTCATGAGGTAGTAGGACACGCAAGTGGCCAGATAAATCCTGGAGTAGGCACGCCTAAGGAAACTTTAGGTAGCTATAAGTCTACGATTGAAGAAGGTCGAGCAGATCTTTTTGGTCTTTATTACCTTATGGATCCGAAACTACAAGAGCTGAACCTTGTAGATGACTGGAAAAACTATGGTATGGCAGCTTATGATGGCTACATAAGAAATGGGTTGCTTTCTCAACTTATCCGTTTAGAGCTAGGTCAAGATGTAGAAGAAGCACATATGCGCAATAGACAATGGGTTAGTGCTTGGGTTTACGAGCAGGGCAAGGACGATAATGTCATTGAAAAAGTGGTTAAGGACGGTAAAACGTACTATGATATCAAGGATTATGACAAATTAAGAGCACTATTTGGTGAGCTTCTTAGAGAAACGCAACGCATTACAAGTGAAGGAGATTTTGCCGCTGCACAAGCTTTGGTAGAAGATTATGGAGTGAAAGTAGATCAAGATATTCACAAAGAAGTTTTAGATAGAAATAGCAAATTTAAAACACCAGCTTATCGTGGTTTTGTAAACCCAGTTATAGTACCGACAATGGATGGTGATAGTATTTCAGGATTTACTATTGAACAGCCTGCTACTTTTAAAGAGCAAATGTTGATGTATTCTAAGAAATTTGGTTTTTTAGATTAA